A single genomic interval of Oryza sativa Japonica Group chromosome 7, ASM3414082v1 harbors:
- the LOC4342683 gene encoding protein neprosin gives MAAAWVLAAAAALALWAAAAEGARSPAARVHRHLKRLNKPAVKSIESPDGDIIDCVHLSHQPAFDHPLLKNHTLQMRPAYHPEGLYDDDKRSVASDNAGEKPMLQLWHQKGRCPEGTVPIRRTKKDDLLRASSLRRYGRKRHTAVNPLSIDPNMLNEGGHQHAIAYVEGDKYYGAKATINVWEPKIQQPNEFSLSQLWILGGSFGEDLNSIEAGWQVSPDLYGDNNTRLFTYWTSDAYQATGCYNILCSGFIQINSEIAMGASIFPISNIAGSQYDISILIWKDPKEGNWWMQFGREYVLGYWPSFLFSYLVDSASMVEWGGEVVNSEPDGTHTSTQMGSGRFPEEGFGKASYFKNIQVVDSSNQLKAPKGVGTYTEQSNCYDVQNGNNGDWGTYFYYGGPGKNSNCP, from the exons ATGGCAGCGGCGTGGGtgctggccgcggcggcggcgttggcgctgtgggcggcggcggcggagggggcaaggtcgccggcggcgagggtgcaCCGGCACCTCAAGAGGCTCAACAAGCCGGCCGTCAAGAGCATCGAG AGCCCAGATGGAGACATCATCGACTGCGTGCATCTCTCTCACCAACCAGCATTTGATCATCCCCTACTCAAGAACCATACTCTCCAG ATGAGGCCGGCCTACCACCCTGAAGGCTTGTATGATGATGACAAGAGAAGCGTGGCCTCTGACAATGCCGGCGAGAAGCCGATGCTCCAGCTATGGCATCAAAAGGGGAGGTGCCCGGAGGGCACCGTCCCGATCAGGAGAACGAAGAAGGATGATCTGCTCAGAGCGAGCTCGTTGCGGCGGTATGGCAGGAAACGGCATACCGCCGTGAACCCGCTGTCCATTGATCCCAACATGCTCAATGAGGGTGGTCACCAA CATGCCATAGCGTATGTGGAGGGGGATAAGTACTATGGTGCCAAGGCCACCATTAATGTGTGGGAGCCCAAGATTCAGCAGCCTAACGAGTTCAGCCTGTCCCAGCTCTGGATCTTGGGGGGTTCATTTGGTGAGGATCTCAACAGCATCGAGGCCGGGTGGCAG GTCAGCCCAGACCTCTATGGAGATAATAACACTAGGCTGTTCACATACTGGACT AGTGATGCTTACCAAGCAACAGGGTGCTACAACATATTGTGCTCCGGATTCATTCAGATCAACAGCGAGATCGCCATGGGCGCGAGCATCTTCCCCATCTCGAACATCGCCGGCTCACAGTATGATATCAGTATTCTGATCTGGAAG GACCCAAAGGAAGGAAACTGGTGGATGCAGTTCGGCAGGGAGTATGTCCTCGGCTACTGGCcgtccttcctcttctcctacCTCGTCGACAGTGCGTCGATGGTCGAGTGGGGCGGGGAGGTGGTGAACTCGGAGCCCGACGGCACGCACACGTCGACGCAGATGGGGAGCGGGCGGTTCCCGGAGGAAGGGTTCGGCAAGGCGAGCTACTTCAAGAACATCCAGGTGGTGGACAGCAGCAACCAGCTGAAGGCCCCCAAGGGGGTGGGCACCTACACCGAGCAGTCCAATTGCTACGATGTTCAGAACGGCAACAATGGCGACTGGGGCACCTACTTCTACTATGGCGGCCCGGGGAAGAACTCGAATTGCCCATGA